One region of Mesomycoplasma ovipneumoniae genomic DNA includes:
- a CDS encoding chromate transporter, with product MPIIFSQAVVKKGWISKSDFDQGLILTNLLPGPSSLQMMALVCIKKLGAFWGVIATVLGIFPHILLFFTLFILVKNLPSRYLVTFNLAIFSTIIGILLGFCYIYWKKDKNSMNKLVYYIVLLLSFAYSLFVPSPYNLAIVPILVIIFIYSILFLFKKWKKNRDFTN from the coding sequence ATGCCTATTATTTTTAGTCAGGCAGTTGTCAAAAAAGGATGAATTTCAAAAAGTGATTTTGATCAAGGTTTAATTTTGACCAATTTACTCCCTGGACCTTCATCACTTCAAATGATGGCATTAGTTTGTATTAAAAAATTAGGCGCTTTTTGGGGTGTTATAGCAACAGTTTTGGGAATTTTCCCGCATATTTTATTATTTTTTACTTTATTTATTTTAGTAAAAAATTTACCTTCAAGATATTTAGTCACTTTTAATTTAGCAATTTTTTCAACAATTATCGGAATTTTACTTGGATTTTGTTATATTTATTGAAAAAAAGACAAGAATTCAATGAATAAATTAGTTTATTACATCGTTTTATTATTAAGTTTTGCATATTCTTTGTTTGTTCCAAGCCCGTATAATTTAGCGATTGTCCCGATTTTAGTAATTATATTTATATATTCAATTTTATTTTTGTTTAAAAAATGAAAGAAAAACCGTGATTTTACTAATTAG
- the fusA gene encoding elongation factor G — protein MSRKFELKDYRNIGIMAHIDAGKTTTTERILFHTGKIHKIGETHDGVSQMDWMEQEKERGITITSAATTAFWKGKRINIIDTPGHVDFTVEVERSLRVLDGAVAVLDAQSGVEPQTETVWRQATNYGVPRVVYVNKMDKAGANFEASIESVRTKLNGNAVAIQLNIGAESDFSGIIDLVEMKAYNYDGQKEEVEYEIPIPSELQDKAAIMRLALAEAVADYDENLFNDLLEEKEISVEQLKAAIRKATISGDFFPVVCGSSFKNKGVKKMIDAVIDYLPSPLDVPPVKAFRDDQEITIQADDNEEFSALAFKIMNDPFVGSLTFFRVYSGSLTKGTYIINSTKGKKERVGRILAMHANSREEINEVRTGDIGAFVGLKDTTTGDTLISEKSKSFVLEKMSFPEPVISQSLEPFSKAEVEKLANALQKLANEDPTFKTWTDTETGQTIIAGMGELHLDIIVDRLKREFNVQARVGKPQVSYRETITKSAEVEGKYIKQSGGRGQYGHVWIKFEPNPEEGFDFIDKIVGGKIPKEYIKSIQKGLEEKMQVGILAGYPLINVRATLFDGSFHEVDSSEMAFKIAASKALSRARDAVGTVLLEPIMDVSVFAPAEYAGDVMGDLSRRRGLVREQETRSDGANVIRGHVPLAEMFGYSTQLRSMTSGRGTYQMQFDHYEVVPKNISDVIVKQRAIKSDD, from the coding sequence ATGTCACGAAAATTTGAACTAAAAGATTACCGTAATATCGGAATTATGGCCCATATTGATGCCGGAAAAACAACAACAACCGAAAGAATTTTATTCCACACTGGTAAAATTCACAAAATTGGTGAAACTCATGATGGAGTTAGCCAAATGGACTGAATGGAACAAGAAAAAGAGCGCGGAATTACAATAACTTCTGCGGCAACAACCGCTTTTTGAAAAGGTAAAAGAATTAACATAATTGACACCCCAGGACACGTTGATTTTACCGTTGAGGTTGAACGTTCACTTCGGGTTCTTGATGGAGCAGTTGCTGTTCTTGATGCCCAATCAGGTGTTGAGCCCCAAACTGAAACTGTTTGAAGACAAGCAACAAATTATGGTGTTCCCCGCGTTGTTTATGTTAATAAAATGGATAAAGCTGGAGCTAATTTTGAGGCTTCAATTGAATCTGTGCGCACTAAATTAAACGGTAATGCCGTGGCAATTCAACTTAATATTGGTGCTGAGTCTGATTTTAGCGGAATTATTGACCTTGTTGAAATGAAAGCTTATAACTACGATGGTCAAAAAGAAGAAGTTGAATACGAAATTCCAATTCCTAGTGAATTACAAGACAAAGCAGCAATAATGCGACTTGCTCTTGCTGAAGCTGTTGCTGACTATGATGAAAATTTATTTAATGATCTTCTTGAAGAAAAAGAAATTTCAGTTGAACAACTAAAAGCAGCAATTCGTAAAGCAACAATTAGTGGTGATTTTTTCCCGGTTGTTTGTGGTTCATCTTTTAAAAACAAAGGTGTAAAGAAAATGATCGATGCTGTCATTGATTATTTACCTTCACCACTTGATGTTCCGCCAGTTAAAGCTTTTCGTGATGATCAAGAAATTACAATTCAAGCTGATGATAATGAGGAATTTTCTGCCTTAGCTTTCAAAATTATGAACGACCCTTTTGTTGGATCACTAACTTTCTTCCGTGTTTATTCGGGAAGCCTGACAAAAGGAACTTACATAATTAACTCAACTAAAGGAAAAAAAGAACGTGTTGGCCGTATTTTAGCAATGCATGCTAATTCTCGTGAAGAAATTAACGAAGTTCGTACTGGTGATATTGGTGCTTTTGTTGGACTCAAAGACACAACAACAGGTGATACACTAATTTCTGAAAAGTCCAAAAGTTTTGTACTTGAAAAAATGAGTTTTCCTGAACCTGTTATTTCCCAGTCACTTGAACCTTTTTCAAAAGCTGAAGTTGAAAAACTAGCTAATGCCCTCCAAAAACTCGCAAACGAAGATCCAACTTTTAAAACTTGAACCGACACCGAAACTGGACAGACAATTATTGCCGGAATGGGAGAATTGCACCTTGATATTATTGTTGATCGACTAAAACGTGAATTTAACGTACAAGCGCGTGTTGGAAAACCACAAGTTTCTTACCGTGAAACAATTACAAAATCCGCTGAAGTCGAAGGAAAATACATCAAACAATCCGGTGGACGTGGACAATATGGTCATGTTTGAATTAAATTTGAACCTAATCCAGAAGAAGGCTTTGATTTTATTGACAAAATTGTCGGTGGAAAAATTCCAAAAGAGTATATAAAATCAATTCAAAAAGGTCTTGAAGAAAAAATGCAAGTCGGAATTTTGGCCGGATATCCTTTAATTAATGTAAGAGCAACCTTATTTGACGGTTCTTTCCACGAGGTCGACTCTTCAGAAATGGCCTTTAAAATTGCAGCTTCAAAAGCCCTTTCACGTGCTCGTGATGCCGTTGGAACTGTTTTACTTGAGCCAATTATGGATGTTTCTGTTTTTGCCCCTGCTGAATATGCCGGAGACGTTATGGGTGATTTATCACGTCGTCGTGGACTTGTTCGTGAACAAGAAACTAGATCTGATGGAGCAAATGTTATTCGTGGACATGTTCCTTTAGCAGAAATGTTTGGATATTCAACCCAATTACGTTCAATGACATCAGGACGAGGAACTTACCAAATGCAATTTGATCATTATGAAGTTGTTCCAAAAAATATTTCTGATGTAATTGTTAAACAACGGGCAATCAAATCTGACGACTAA
- a CDS encoding chromate transporter, whose protein sequence is MILLISLTILGIAVISLIVFGGGQVFMPVFNWFWLQLGELGLEIDQEKINQIFTVANSTPGVFSIKLAAVTGFLIADFGVLGWFLSFIFLMAFILPAIFLVVIWLKALNRVSQKNGSNFIKKAQIFRPAIIGIILALAFQLFINLVLVNYAFNSNNGYFVTKEVSDFISGWRLWVFILFAIFWSITVFILYLRKVNVFLLIIIGISLSLISLQPWL, encoded by the coding sequence GTGATTTTACTAATTAGTTTAACAATTTTGGGGATAGCGGTTATTAGTTTAATTGTCTTTGGTGGCGGGCAAGTTTTTATGCCTGTTTTTAATTGGTTTTGATTGCAACTTGGAGAGCTGGGGCTTGAAATTGATCAAGAGAAAATTAATCAAATTTTCACTGTCGCAAATTCAACACCAGGTGTTTTCTCAATTAAATTGGCCGCAGTTACTGGATTTTTAATTGCAGATTTTGGAGTTTTAGGTTGATTTCTTTCATTTATTTTTTTAATGGCATTTATACTACCGGCAATTTTTTTAGTTGTAATTTGATTAAAGGCTTTAAATAGAGTTTCGCAAAAAAATGGTTCAAATTTTATAAAAAAAGCACAAATTTTTCGACCAGCAATTATTGGAATTATTTTAGCGCTTGCTTTTCAACTTTTTATCAATTTAGTGCTTGTAAATTATGCTTTTAATTCTAATAATGGATATTTTGTCACAAAAGAAGTAAGTGATTTTATAAGTGGTTGAAGACTTTGAGTTTTTATTTTATTTGCAATTTTTTGATCTATAACAGTTTTTATTTTGTATTTGCGGAAGGTAAATGTTTTTCTGTTAATTATTATCGGAATTTCACTTTCACTTATTAGTTTACAACCTTGACTTTAG
- the tig gene encoding trigger factor, with the protein MITREFLPNSAELKIKLVADPQKWVEFYEKAEKRQAAKVSLRGFRKGKVPLEKARPYLNPQSVFELALRMYLPELEKQAFSNVIDSDNVIESPVFNIVQMDKNTLEIEFLYPVYPEIKLPDYQNLKTKYVVKQVTKEDIEIQKQKLLESKGKFVNVNRPVKMGDIINFDFKGFIDDEPFEGGEAQDFELRIGSNSFISGFEEQLVGLEIEKEADIHVVFPEDYHVPAYASKKARFHVKINRIKESQPAKLTNDFVASLKIPNVETISQLEVYLEDLTKRENIEKARIEFQKNALVEIVEQVEIPLATKLVNAEVNRLNETFNSTLKQQGFTLEEYCRITKFTEQDIYNQLEAEARKLLKNSFIFAEIAKLEGLVPTQQDYDEQIAMLSRFTGKSVEELNETIPHSEIQINITNKKVVDKLIEYNSEKTEEKVEEKTEEKAETTEKQNETNEEPNKEVNENKGGES; encoded by the coding sequence ATGATAACACGTGAATTTTTACCTAATAGTGCCGAACTTAAAATTAAGTTAGTAGCTGATCCGCAAAAATGAGTTGAATTTTACGAAAAAGCTGAAAAAAGACAAGCTGCAAAAGTTTCATTACGCGGTTTTAGAAAAGGGAAAGTGCCATTAGAAAAAGCGCGCCCATATTTAAATCCACAGTCAGTTTTTGAATTAGCGCTTAGAATGTACTTACCTGAACTTGAAAAACAAGCTTTTTCTAATGTAATTGATAGTGACAATGTTATTGAATCACCAGTCTTTAATATTGTTCAAATGGACAAAAATACCTTAGAAATCGAGTTTCTTTATCCTGTTTATCCTGAAATTAAGCTTCCTGATTATCAAAATCTTAAGACAAAATATGTTGTAAAACAAGTGACAAAAGAAGATATTGAAATTCAAAAGCAAAAACTTTTAGAATCAAAAGGAAAATTTGTTAATGTAAACCGTCCTGTAAAAATGGGAGATATTATTAATTTTGATTTTAAAGGCTTTATTGATGATGAACCTTTTGAAGGTGGAGAAGCGCAAGACTTTGAACTTCGAATTGGTTCAAATAGCTTTATTTCTGGTTTTGAAGAACAATTAGTTGGGTTAGAAATTGAAAAAGAAGCCGATATTCATGTGGTTTTCCCTGAAGATTACCATGTACCAGCTTATGCAAGTAAAAAGGCAAGATTTCATGTAAAAATCAACAGAATCAAAGAAAGTCAACCTGCTAAATTGACTAATGATTTTGTTGCTTCATTAAAAATTCCAAATGTTGAAACAATTAGCCAACTTGAGGTTTATCTAGAAGACCTTACAAAACGTGAAAATATTGAAAAAGCACGAATTGAGTTTCAAAAAAATGCACTTGTAGAAATTGTTGAGCAAGTTGAAATTCCACTTGCAACTAAATTAGTTAATGCTGAAGTTAATCGTTTAAATGAAACTTTTAATTCAACTTTAAAACAACAAGGCTTTACTCTTGAGGAATATTGCCGAATTACAAAATTCACTGAACAAGATATTTATAATCAACTTGAGGCTGAAGCAAGAAAATTGCTTAAAAATTCCTTTATTTTTGCTGAAATTGCAAAACTAGAAGGATTAGTTCCAACCCAGCAAGATTATGACGAACAAATTGCCATGTTGTCAAGATTTACCGGTAAATCTGTCGAAGAATTAAACGAAACAATTCCTCACAGCGAAATTCAAATTAACATAACAAACAAAAAAGTTGTTGACAAGTTAATTGAATATAATAGCGAAAAAACTGAAGAAAAAGTCGAAGAAAAAACTGAAGAAAAAGCTGAAACAACAGAGAAACAAAATGAAACTAATGAAGAACCAAATAAAGAAGTAAATGAAAATAAGGGTGGTGAATCATAA
- a CDS encoding MAGa7180 family putative nuclease produces MYTNRKFYNKKEYFIDHEKRVLILDPAFHEKLLNKKFGFNTGFKKIGGTLIGEVLGLDSFSSPFRAFVKISKLDMPILDTKYIDAGVAIEPLVIKAISEKLDLEIETFPPEKYNYDYFSNDPIIGGIPDGFIKKTNIIIEIKTTGLKNFERWGKKGENLPQKYIKQAQLYAFLKNAEKYSIVATFLEQDDYENPKEFPIKKRHIKSYTFDVNKSQVMDDIEKIKKWYNFYTKLGVSPIFDPIVDAQILEYLSCENEQEWKQLWEKWTNSISKQNKKI; encoded by the coding sequence ATGTATACAAATCGTAAATTTTATAATAAAAAAGAATATTTTATTGACCATGAAAAACGGGTTTTAATTCTTGATCCTGCTTTTCATGAAAAATTACTTAACAAAAAGTTTGGTTTTAACACCGGTTTTAAAAAAATTGGTGGAACTTTAATTGGAGAAGTACTTGGACTTGATAGTTTTAGTTCGCCTTTTCGAGCTTTTGTCAAAATTTCAAAATTGGATATGCCAATTTTAGACACTAAATATATTGATGCCGGAGTTGCAATTGAACCTCTTGTCATTAAAGCCATTTCTGAAAAATTAGATCTAGAAATTGAAACTTTTCCTCCCGAAAAATATAATTATGATTATTTTAGTAATGATCCAATTATTGGCGGAATTCCTGATGGTTTTATCAAAAAAACTAATATAATAATCGAAATTAAAACAACCGGCCTGAAAAATTTTGAAAGATGGGGTAAAAAAGGGGAAAATTTACCGCAAAAATACATAAAACAAGCCCAATTATATGCATTTTTAAAAAATGCCGAAAAATATTCAATTGTAGCAACATTTTTAGAGCAAGATGACTATGAAAATCCCAAAGAATTTCCTATAAAAAAAAGACATATAAAATCTTATACTTTTGATGTTAATAAATCTCAGGTTATGGATGATATAGAAAAAATTAAAAAATGGTATAATTTTTATACAAAGTTAGGCGTTTCACCAATTTTTGATCCTATAGTTGATGCTCAAATTCTTGAGTATTTAAGTTGTGAAAATGAGCAAGAGTGAAAACAACTTTGAGAAAAATGAACAAATTCAATATCTAAACAAAATAAAAAAATATAG
- a CDS encoding tRNA (cytidine(34)-2'-O)-methyltransferase, with product MINIVLFQPEIGPNTGNIIRSCFVLNMKLHIIKPIAFDLDPKHLKRPAAGILLSEIQHEIHSDWQNFAKKYSAKNLYFITRYGQKVYSQIDFKSELNNNNEIFLIFGRESTGIPIEILKSNKEKCLRIPMSPHARSLNLANSVVIMAYEIYRQLDFSGLSCFEVQKGKNYLD from the coding sequence ATGATTAACATTGTGCTATTTCAGCCCGAAATAGGTCCAAATACAGGCAATATTATCCGTTCTTGTTTTGTTTTAAATATGAAACTGCATATAATAAAGCCTATCGCATTTGACCTAGATCCAAAACACTTAAAAAGGCCGGCAGCTGGAATTCTTTTGTCAGAAATTCAACATGAAATTCACAGTGATTGACAAAATTTTGCAAAAAAATATAGCGCAAAAAATCTTTATTTTATAACCCGTTATGGCCAAAAAGTTTATTCGCAAATCGATTTTAAAAGCGAATTAAATAATAATAACGAGATTTTCCTCATTTTTGGCAGGGAATCAACCGGAATTCCAATTGAAATTCTAAAATCAAATAAGGAAAAATGCTTGCGAATTCCAATGTCGCCTCATGCTAGATCACTTAATTTAGCAAATTCTGTTGTTATTATGGCATACGAAATTTATCGCCAACTTGATTTTAGTGGACTGTCTTGCTTTGAGGTTCAAAAAGGTAAAAATTATCTTGATTAA
- the prfA gene encoding peptide chain release factor 1, with the protein MKKKFLDSLEKIHKKYQDLSQLLLTDEIINNQKKYLEIAKEISSIEEISLTFDLLLKNQQTLEEAKTLLSQEKDPELQHLAKSEIASANKNIEALEEKLLILMLPKDENDDKDVIVEIRGAAGGDEANIFVGDLFRMYQKWADSQRAKVKILSSSLALAGGFSQIFFQISGQNIYSKLKFESGVHRVQRVPETETMGRIHTSTATVTVMPKIDNKIEVEINPSDLKIDTYRSSGAGGQSVNTTDSAVRITHIPTGIVVTSQDERSQIGNKEIAMGILRSKIYNLEVQKRLETQANFRKLAGSGARSEKIRTYNYPQDRLTDHRIGFSCSLKPVIQGSLNPIIEALLSQERAELILQSYGDK; encoded by the coding sequence ATGAAAAAAAAATTTTTAGACTCTTTAGAAAAAATTCATAAAAAATATCAAGATTTAAGTCAACTTTTGTTAACTGATGAGATAATTAATAATCAAAAAAAATATTTAGAAATAGCAAAAGAAATTTCTTCAATTGAAGAAATTTCTTTGACATTTGATTTACTTTTAAAAAATCAGCAAACACTTGAAGAAGCAAAAACACTTCTTAGTCAAGAAAAAGACCCAGAATTACAACATTTAGCAAAATCAGAAATTGCAAGTGCTAATAAAAATATTGAAGCACTCGAAGAAAAACTCTTAATTTTAATGCTTCCAAAAGATGAAAATGATGATAAAGACGTAATTGTTGAAATCCGCGGCGCTGCTGGGGGTGACGAGGCTAACATTTTTGTTGGCGATCTTTTTCGAATGTACCAAAAATGAGCTGATTCCCAAAGGGCAAAAGTTAAAATTCTTAGCTCATCACTTGCACTTGCTGGCGGTTTTTCACAGATTTTTTTCCAAATTTCTGGTCAAAATATATACTCAAAACTTAAATTTGAATCAGGTGTCCACCGTGTTCAACGGGTTCCTGAAACCGAAACAATGGGCAGAATTCACACCTCAACTGCCACAGTTACCGTGATGCCAAAAATTGACAACAAAATTGAAGTCGAAATTAATCCTTCAGATCTTAAAATTGATACTTATCGATCCTCAGGAGCTGGGGGTCAGTCTGTAAATACGACCGATTCGGCAGTTAGAATTACCCATATTCCCACCGGAATTGTTGTAACTTCTCAAGATGAAAGATCCCAAATTGGTAACAAAGAAATAGCCATGGGAATTCTGAGGTCAAAAATTTATAACTTGGAAGTTCAAAAAAGACTTGAAACACAAGCTAATTTTCGTAAACTTGCCGGATCAGGGGCACGTTCTGAAAAAATTAGAACTTATAACTACCCTCAAGACAGGCTCACCGACCATCGAATAGGATTTTCTTGTTCTTTAAAACCGGTAATCCAAGGAAGTCTAAATCCAATAATTGAAGCCTTATTATCTCAAGAAAGAGCTGAGTTAATCTTGCAAAGTTATGGAGATAAATAG
- the gltX gene encoding glutamate--tRNA ligase, translating to MKIRTRYAPSPTGFLHIGGARTALINYLFAKHHGGDFILRIEDTDTQRNIQDGERSQIENLEWLGIFPDEKPGTISEYGPYRQSEKIARYQKLAQELVQKGFAYYAFDNGHELELQKKEQEKQGIFSFRYDRNWLKISEQEKQKRLENNEFVIRFAVDKNKNYCWNDLVRGKICFEGSAISDWVIIKSDGFPTYNFAVVVDDYDMKITHIFRGEEHISNTPKQIALYEAFSFEQPEFGHLTIITDKNGKKLSKRDSSLFQFIEDYKNQGYHSHAVFNFLALLGWTSADSREFFEHDELIKAFDFKRLSKAPSYFDTEKLNWFSKSYISKMEIDQILPHLNLGTDSEWNRFFVQTFQKSAVKYSDFFENLDFFTKPQNSISQKIIDLLEQSNQQPIQLFSQKIDYDDWQFSKIENLIKEIGQTLKIKGKNLLLPLRLATTWAESGPELARAIWLLGPQIIQKRLKKWK from the coding sequence ATGAAAATTAGAACACGCTATGCCCCTTCGCCGACTGGATTTTTGCATATTGGTGGAGCTCGGACTGCGCTTATTAATTATCTTTTTGCAAAACATCACGGCGGTGATTTTATTTTACGAATCGAAGACACTGATACCCAAAGAAATATCCAAGATGGTGAGCGTTCCCAAATTGAAAATTTAGAATGACTTGGAATTTTTCCAGACGAAAAACCTGGCACAATTTCAGAATATGGTCCATACCGTCAGTCAGAAAAAATCGCGCGCTATCAAAAATTAGCCCAAGAATTGGTTCAAAAAGGTTTTGCATATTATGCTTTTGACAACGGGCACGAACTTGAACTGCAAAAAAAAGAGCAAGAAAAACAAGGTATTTTTAGTTTTCGCTATGACAGAAACTGACTAAAAATTTCTGAGCAAGAAAAGCAAAAACGTCTAGAAAATAACGAGTTTGTTATTAGGTTTGCTGTTGACAAAAACAAAAATTATTGCTGAAATGATTTAGTTCGCGGGAAAATTTGCTTTGAAGGTTCGGCCATTAGTGATTGAGTTATTATAAAATCTGACGGATTTCCGACATACAATTTTGCTGTTGTTGTTGATGATTATGATATGAAAATCACTCATATTTTCCGTGGAGAAGAGCATATTTCAAATACTCCAAAACAAATTGCGCTTTATGAAGCCTTTTCATTTGAACAACCAGAATTTGGTCACCTTACAATAATTACTGATAAAAATGGTAAAAAACTGTCAAAAAGAGACTCATCACTTTTCCAATTTATTGAGGACTATAAAAATCAAGGTTATCATAGCCATGCTGTTTTTAATTTTTTAGCACTTTTAGGTTGAACTAGCGCTGATTCTCGCGAATTTTTTGAGCACGATGAATTAATTAAAGCATTTGATTTTAAAAGACTTTCAAAAGCACCTTCATATTTTGATACTGAAAAATTAAACTGGTTTTCAAAATCTTACATTTCAAAAATGGAGATAGACCAAATTTTACCGCATTTAAATCTTGGAACAGACTCTGAATGAAACCGGTTTTTTGTTCAAACATTTCAAAAAAGCGCTGTAAAATACAGCGACTTTTTTGAAAATCTCGATTTTTTCACAAAACCCCAAAACTCAATTAGCCAAAAAATAATCGATTTACTAGAGCAATCAAATCAGCAACCAATTCAACTTTTTTCACAAAAAATTGACTATGATGATTGGCAATTTTCAAAAATTGAAAATTTAATCAAGGAAATTGGCCAAACCTTAAAAATAAAAGGTAAAAATTTATTGTTACCTTTACGACTGGCAACAACATGAGCTGAATCAGGTCCTGAATTAGCAAGAGCAATTTGACTTTTAGGTCCGCAAATAATTCAAAAAAGGCTTAAAAAATGAAAGTAA
- a CDS encoding peptide chain release factor N(5)-glutamine methyltransferase, whose product MEINRRKLELLKEKQRYNLPLEVSKLELLKLEMNYPVQKIIGFIEMENVRIFLDQKVFIPRYETQELLQKVKKVIKKDSFVLDLCCGSGFIGLALAKFSGAKITLADISDEAILQTKLNAKYNNLDVKVVKSDLFSNIIGQKFDIIVSNPPYLKRQKLDESVMNFEPEAALFSEPESFSFYQKIMEQIDNFLNDKGWIFFEIDKDSVNFFKKNFPEFKIENDINQKPRFAYWQKNSNYPINL is encoded by the coding sequence ATGGAGATAAATAGGAGAAAATTGGAACTTTTAAAGGAAAAACAACGCTATAATTTACCCTTAGAAGTTTCCAAACTTGAACTTTTAAAGTTAGAAATGAACTATCCAGTCCAAAAAATCATTGGATTTATTGAAATGGAAAATGTTCGAATTTTTTTGGATCAAAAAGTTTTTATTCCCCGTTATGAAACGCAAGAATTACTGCAAAAAGTCAAAAAAGTAATCAAAAAAGATAGTTTTGTTCTTGATTTATGTTGTGGTTCAGGGTTTATTGGTCTTGCTCTTGCCAAATTTAGTGGCGCAAAAATTACTCTGGCCGATATTAGTGATGAGGCGATTTTGCAAACAAAATTAAATGCAAAATACAACAATTTAGATGTAAAAGTTGTAAAATCTGACCTTTTTAGCAATATTATTGGCCAAAAATTTGATATTATTGTCTCAAATCCTCCTTACCTCAAAAGGCAAAAACTTGATGAGTCAGTTATGAATTTTGAACCTGAAGCTGCATTATTTTCTGAACCTGAGTCTTTTTCATTTTATCAAAAAATAATGGAACAAATCGATAATTTTCTTAATGACAAAGGTTGAATTTTTTTTGAAATTGACAAAGATAGTGTCAATTTTTTCAAAAAAAATTTTCCTGAATTCAAAATTGAAAATGATATAAACCAAAAACCAAGATTTGCTTATTGGCAAAAAAACTCAAATTATCCTATAAATTTATAG
- a CDS encoding Hsp33 family molecular chaperone HslO yields MSSYSKIYLHKNILIVVSEMTEIVNKAINIHKLKNISSLILASFINVFGPLPTLIKEKTAGFSVKINSETVESLVLETNKQGQIRASFSANNFEIPANVFKNYNTNQLVSSYIGTSGFLKINQFTKKTNYSGQIKLQKGDFITDLAFYFHQSQQINSVVKNLIELDEKTKITKAQSLIIQLLPNHSQEELQEVEVWLENEKMTDFMTFFSNFNQVDFQKWDYICNCKKANFEANLKLLSQEDVDFLIEKYKKIEFKCNFCSNSKKFDKKDWLMANKPFSIATVESLTGGALAAEIVKKPGASKFFAGGLVCYQNEIKEKIGIDTKNGVTNAKTALKMAKYGLDFFQTKYAIALTGNAGPTVQDGKLGQVFIAINDEVWELNFTGSRSEIIQASLDFAIEKIKEISKNSIKIF; encoded by the coding sequence ATGTCATCATATTCTAAAATTTATTTGCACAAAAATATTCTAATAGTTGTCTCAGAAATGACTGAAATTGTTAATAAAGCGATTAATATTCACAAGTTAAAGAATATTAGTTCGCTTATTTTAGCAAGTTTTATTAATGTTTTTGGTCCACTTCCAACTTTGATTAAGGAAAAAACAGCTGGATTTTCTGTTAAAATTAATTCTGAAACTGTTGAATCTTTAGTTCTTGAAACAAATAAGCAAGGCCAAATTCGTGCTAGTTTTTCAGCAAATAATTTTGAAATTCCGGCTAATGTTTTCAAAAATTACAACACAAACCAACTTGTAAGTTCATATATTGGAACTTCTGGTTTTTTAAAAATTAACCAATTTACAAAAAAAACTAATTATTCAGGTCAGATCAAACTTCAAAAAGGTGATTTTATAACAGATTTAGCGTTTTATTTTCACCAATCTCAACAAATTAATTCAGTAGTAAAAAATTTAATCGAACTTGATGAAAAAACAAAAATAACAAAAGCCCAATCCTTAATTATTCAGCTTTTGCCTAATCATTCTCAAGAAGAACTACAAGAGGTAGAAGTTTGACTAGAAAATGAAAAAATGACGGATTTCATGACCTTTTTTTCAAATTTTAATCAGGTTGATTTCCAAAAATGAGATTATATTTGTAATTGTAAAAAGGCAAATTTTGAGGCAAATTTGAAACTTTTAAGTCAAGAAGATGTTGATTTTTTAATTGAAAAATATAAAAAAATTGAATTTAAATGTAATTTTTGTTCAAATAGTAAAAAATTTGATAAAAAGGACTGATTAATGGCCAATAAACCATTTAGCATTGCTACGGTTGAATCTTTAACGGGAGGCGCCCTTGCTGCTGAAATTGTAAAAAAGCCGGGTGCAAGTAAATTTTTTGCCGGCGGACTTGTTTGTTACCAAAACGAAATTAAGGAAAAAATTGGTATTGATACAAAAAATGGTGTAACTAATGCCAAAACCGCCCTAAAAATGGCCAAATACGGTCTTGATTTTTTTCAAACAAAATATGCAATTGCCTTAACCGGAAATGCCGGCCCTACAGTTCAAGATGGCAAGCTTGGTCAAGTATTTATTGCGATTAATGATGAAGTCTGAGAGCTGAATTTTACCGGAAGTAGATCTGAAATTATACAAGCAAGTTTAGATTTTGCCATTGAAAAAATAAAAGAAATTTCAAAAAACAGCATAAAAATTTTCTAA